A section of the Gammaproteobacteria bacterium genome encodes:
- a CDS encoding SDR family NAD(P)-dependent oxidoreductase encodes MQKFKNCVAVITGAGSGIGRQLAIQLADAGAHLALSDIDHASLQHTHDLIQNNEINIQLATLDVADREAVFAYAERVANEFGHVNLLFNNAGVALASGSLLNTSIEDFKWLMDINFYGVLYGCKAFLPILQNAEWGNIINVSSLFGLLAVENQSAYNSSKFAVRGLTEALRIELDAMDSHVSCTSVHPGGIKTNIAKLARVGENATQELITERNKAVKDFDKIAQTTAESAAQQILNAVLKNKKRVLIGPDAKVLDKIQRLFPTRYSSIFNWMINKLS; translated from the coding sequence ATGCAAAAATTTAAAAACTGCGTCGCGGTTATCACCGGTGCCGGATCAGGTATCGGTAGACAACTAGCCATACAACTCGCCGATGCCGGTGCCCATTTGGCACTCTCCGATATTGATCACGCAAGTTTGCAGCACACGCACGATCTTATTCAGAATAATGAAATTAACATTCAGCTTGCAACACTTGATGTGGCTGATCGTGAGGCGGTGTTTGCCTATGCCGAGCGCGTTGCTAACGAGTTTGGCCATGTCAATCTGCTGTTTAACAACGCTGGTGTTGCTTTGGCGTCGGGCTCATTGCTGAATACATCCATAGAAGACTTTAAATGGCTAATGGACATCAATTTTTACGGCGTTTTATATGGCTGTAAAGCTTTTTTACCAATCCTGCAGAACGCAGAGTGGGGCAACATAATAAACGTATCCAGTTTATTCGGATTACTGGCGGTTGAGAACCAGAGCGCTTATAACTCAAGCAAGTTTGCGGTACGTGGTCTGACTGAGGCTCTCCGAATTGAATTAGATGCCATGGATTCGCATGTGAGTTGTACCAGCGTGCATCCTGGTGGCATCAAAACCAATATCGCCAAGCTGGCGCGTGTCGGTGAGAATGCCACACAAGAATTGATTACTGAACGCAATAAAGCGGTAAAAGATTTTGACAAGATCGCCCAGACCACAGCTGAATCGGCAGCACAGCAGATTCTCAATGCGGTTTTGAAAAACAAAAAACGGGTATTGATCGGCCCTGATGCCAAAGTTCTGGATAAGATCCAACGCCTTTTTCCGACTCGCTACAGTAGTATTTTTAACTGGATGATCAATAAACTGAGTTGA
- a CDS encoding TetR/AcrR family transcriptional regulator gives MAKKTHQNSDLAKDAILDATEAIVAESGPAGLRISAVAKKAGMAHPNIIYHFGSRAGLMSALAKRVSDAATTRITQAIRKSLDTKPENLVQSVSHVLDTAYQGEQGKLAIWLALSGTDNSIQDNMHQIVEMAHQLRLQIDPVVKIENTKKLVMLVTMALIGDVVMGERLQQALEFGEHDSDYNFKNWLANLLLNISDQSLN, from the coding sequence TTGGCTAAAAAAACTCATCAAAACAGTGACTTGGCAAAAGATGCCATTCTGGATGCCACCGAAGCCATCGTGGCAGAATCGGGGCCTGCCGGTCTGCGCATCAGTGCGGTTGCCAAAAAAGCCGGTATGGCACACCCCAATATTATTTACCACTTCGGATCCCGTGCGGGTTTGATGAGTGCCTTGGCAAAACGTGTTTCCGACGCCGCGACCACACGAATCACTCAGGCGATCCGTAAAAGCCTGGATACCAAACCGGAGAATCTGGTGCAGAGTGTGAGTCATGTTCTTGACACGGCCTACCAAGGTGAACAGGGTAAACTTGCGATCTGGTTGGCCTTGAGTGGTACCGATAATTCCATTCAGGATAATATGCATCAAATTGTTGAGATGGCTCATCAATTACGTTTGCAAATTGACCCTGTCGTTAAAATTGAAAACACCAAAAAACTGGTTATGTTGGTGACAATGGCGTTGATTGGTGACGTAGTCATGGGTGAGCGTTTGCAGCAGGCCCTGGAATTCGGAGAACACGATTCTGATTACAACTTTAAAAACTGGTTGGCCAACTTATTGCTAAATATTTCGGACCAAAGCTTGAATTAA
- a CDS encoding metal-dependent hydrolase produces the protein MQKQPKIIAKPINPSDMRSGSKLNIVPRKVNIDYDDINSPFFFDNNAPISAFWTGLSTMFPLGEKEFINSVLLFKDKISDKKLLAEVQDFAVQEAHHAVQHRKINQTFESLGYAVSKVESYIDEMIKYRIEHWTPEQRLSRTVCAEHVTATMAHFALTHPHSLDAAPKSLQDLLLWHSIEEIEHKSVAFDVYKHCVGDMKALRKHYRHFALIEFPLQVRGITKFLLKELGHKSTRQERKAMRKYLFGKEGLIRAVRKVYWMFNQKDFHPWQHDDSKLVEEWKVKLAPFIAQDLAA, from the coding sequence GTGCAAAAACAGCCAAAAATTATCGCAAAACCCATTAATCCATCAGATATGAGATCCGGTTCGAAGTTGAATATTGTGCCGCGTAAAGTCAACATTGACTATGACGACATCAATAGCCCTTTCTTTTTTGATAACAATGCTCCAATTTCGGCCTTTTGGACGGGCTTGTCCACCATGTTCCCTTTGGGTGAAAAAGAATTCATTAACTCCGTTTTATTATTCAAAGACAAAATAAGCGACAAAAAGCTACTTGCCGAAGTGCAGGACTTTGCGGTTCAGGAAGCGCATCACGCTGTTCAACATCGTAAGATCAACCAAACTTTTGAAAGTCTCGGTTATGCCGTGTCAAAAGTTGAAAGCTATATTGACGAAATGATCAAATACCGCATTGAGCACTGGACACCGGAACAGCGTTTGTCCCGTACGGTTTGTGCCGAACATGTTACGGCTACCATGGCACACTTTGCCCTGACTCATCCACACAGTCTGGACGCCGCACCAAAATCATTACAGGATCTGTTGCTGTGGCATTCGATCGAAGAGATCGAACACAAATCGGTTGCGTTTGATGTCTATAAGCATTGTGTGGGTGACATGAAAGCCCTGCGTAAACATTATCGCCATTTCGCTCTGATCGAGTTTCCTTTGCAGGTTCGTGGCATCACAAAATTCCTGCTTAAAGAACTGGGACATAAATCCACGCGTCAGGAACGTAAAGCCATGCGTAAATATTTATTTGGCAAAGAGGGATTGATACGTGCGGTAAGAAAAGTGTACTGGATGTTCAATCAAAAGGACTTTCACCCCTGGCAACACGATGACAGCAAGCTGGTGGAAGAATGGAAAGTCAAACTGGCACCATTCATTGCCCAGGACTTGGCGGCCTGA
- a CDS encoding MBL fold metallo-hydrolase — translation MRTFNCKLWTIAFGLCFSLSATTGVLAQQSVTITHTDLGSGIYMLKGQGGNIGLSVGADGAFMIDDQFAPLSNLLKAKVKELGSDSVNFVFNTHWHGDHTGGNENFSNSGSLIVAHKNVRKRLSTDQLMQAFNNTVNASPKEALPVITFANEINFHLNGEHIHVMHVKNAHTDGDAIIHFRNANVIHMGDTFFHGNYPFIDVSAGGTFKGLLKTIEKILALSDENTQIIPGHGALANKADLKNTRRCYWISIRNSWP, via the coding sequence ATGAGAACGTTTAACTGTAAATTATGGACTATTGCTTTTGGCTTATGCTTTAGTTTGAGCGCGACAACTGGAGTACTGGCACAGCAATCGGTGACCATCACCCATACCGATCTGGGATCAGGAATTTACATGCTCAAAGGGCAGGGTGGGAATATTGGCTTGTCCGTTGGGGCAGATGGCGCGTTCATGATCGACGACCAGTTTGCGCCATTATCAAATTTGCTCAAAGCCAAAGTTAAAGAACTGGGTTCGGATTCGGTAAATTTTGTGTTCAACACGCACTGGCACGGTGATCATACCGGCGGCAATGAGAATTTCTCCAATTCCGGCAGTTTGATCGTGGCGCATAAAAATGTACGCAAGCGCTTAAGCACAGACCAGTTGATGCAAGCGTTCAATAATACGGTTAATGCCAGCCCCAAAGAAGCATTACCGGTTATTACCTTTGCTAACGAGATCAATTTTCACCTCAATGGTGAGCATATTCATGTGATGCATGTCAAGAATGCCCATACCGATGGTGATGCAATCATACATTTTAGAAATGCCAATGTTATCCATATGGGCGATACCTTTTTCCATGGAAATTATCCCTTCATCGATGTAAGTGCGGGAGGTACTTTCAAAGGTTTACTGAAAACCATCGAAAAAATTCTTGCACTGTCAGATGAGAATACCCAAATTATTCCCGGTCACGGTGCCTTGGCAAATAAAGCGGACCTGAAAAATACCAGGCGATGTTACTGGATATCCATTCGCAATTCATGGCCTTGA
- a CDS encoding asparaginase, whose product MSKDICIITTGGTIDKVYFDANSKFEVGTPVISQILDEALVTLDYRVLTLFQKDSLEITDQDRAEVHTAVRSCSEKRILITHGTDTMTQTGLALGDIPGKTIVLTGSLSPARFRSTDAVFNIGMALGAVQSKPAGVYICMNGKVFDIDKVDKDLEKMQFVDK is encoded by the coding sequence ATGTCAAAAGATATTTGCATCATTACAACGGGTGGCACCATTGATAAAGTGTATTTTGATGCCAATAGTAAATTCGAGGTCGGTACACCGGTCATTTCCCAAATCCTTGATGAAGCATTAGTAACACTCGATTACCGGGTATTGACCTTATTTCAAAAAGACAGTTTGGAAATTACCGATCAAGATCGTGCAGAGGTGCATACAGCAGTACGCAGTTGCTCCGAAAAGCGTATTTTGATCACCCATGGAACCGATACCATGACCCAAACCGGCTTGGCCCTGGGTGACATACCGGGTAAAACCATTGTCCTCACCGGGTCCTTAAGTCCGGCACGGTTTCGTTCAACCGATGCGGTATTCAACATTGGCATGGCACTGGGTGCGGTGCAATCTAAACCCGCAGGTGTGTATATTTGTATGAATGGCAAGGTTTTCGACATTGACAAAGTCGACAAAGACCTGGAAAAAATGCAATTTGTCGATAAGTGA